From Synoicihabitans lomoniglobus, the proteins below share one genomic window:
- the lexA gene encoding transcriptional repressor LexA produces MLTPKQQAVLDYVESSHARHGLFPTLREIQAHFGFASPFAATRHLQALEKKGALTRHPGKARAFTLASPREPKPSLLRIPVFGVIPAGLPAANSQELEPDETVAVSAADLGLPTRSRLFGLRVHGDSMTGANIIEDDIVFLTPGEPRAGQIVAALLDGESTLKRFLHHAGRPFLRAENPRYPDLLPAEELLIQGIMVGLLRRGHGS; encoded by the coding sequence ATGTTAACGCCCAAGCAGCAAGCCGTGCTCGACTACGTGGAATCCTCCCACGCCCGCCACGGTTTGTTTCCCACCCTCCGGGAAATTCAGGCTCACTTCGGCTTCGCCAGCCCCTTCGCCGCCACCCGCCACCTCCAGGCGTTGGAGAAAAAAGGCGCCCTCACGCGCCACCCCGGCAAGGCCCGTGCCTTCACCCTCGCGTCCCCTCGCGAGCCAAAGCCGTCGCTCCTCCGCATTCCGGTCTTCGGCGTCATCCCGGCCGGTCTGCCTGCCGCCAACAGTCAGGAGCTCGAGCCCGACGAAACCGTCGCCGTCTCCGCCGCCGATCTCGGCCTGCCCACCCGCTCCCGCCTCTTCGGCCTGCGCGTGCACGGCGACTCGATGACCGGCGCCAACATCATCGAGGACGACATCGTCTTCCTCACGCCCGGCGAACCTCGTGCCGGCCAAATCGTCGCCGCCCTGCTCGACGGTGAATCCACCCTCAAACGTTTCCTGCACCACGCCGGCCGTCCTTTTCTGCGCGCCGAAAACCCCCGCTACCCCGACCTGCTGCCCGCCGAGGAACTCCTCATTCAAGGCATCATGGTCGGCCTGCTGCGCCGAGGCCACGGCTCGTAA
- a CDS encoding CTP synthase — translation MKYVFVTGGVVSSLGKGLTAAALGALLEVRGLKVRIQKFDPYLNVDPGTMSPYQHGEVYVLEDGAETDLDLGHYERFTSGKLSKLNSLSSGQIYENVIQNERRGLYLGKTVQVIPHVTNEIKDRIYQGAKDVDVLITEIGGTTGDIEGLPFLEAMRQFALEVGPRDCLFMHVTLVPYLGAAGELKTKPTQQSVAKLREIGIQPHIVVCRCEHDMDNEMRDKISMFCNVPVKAVIECQDVASIYELPIALEKEGLDELVVDLFGMKRPMPDNNLWTDIVNRINNPRHEVTIGVVGKYIELQDAYKSVYESVTHAGIANYCRVNVRRIDAEDLEARNGLSLLKGLDGILVPGGFGDRGTEGKIAAARYARENNVPYYGLCLGLQIAVIEFCRNVLKLKGANSLEFDQEAIEPVITMMEDQKKIVDKGATMRLGSYECQLQPGTKARKAYGEEYVRERHRHRFEVNNAYVGAMQRAGMVVSGLNPRRNLVEIVEIKAHPWFVAVQFHPEFQSKPNEAHPLFAAFVKAAMKHHNAAKAPVAKKAPKAKKKKTAKKTTKKATKPVVKKAAEPKTDS, via the coding sequence ATGAAATATGTTTTCGTGACCGGAGGGGTGGTTTCGTCCTTGGGCAAGGGGTTGACGGCGGCGGCGCTGGGTGCGTTGCTGGAAGTGCGGGGACTGAAGGTCCGCATTCAGAAGTTTGACCCGTATCTCAATGTCGATCCCGGCACGATGAGCCCCTACCAACACGGTGAGGTCTACGTGCTCGAAGACGGGGCCGAAACCGACCTCGATCTGGGCCATTACGAGCGCTTCACCAGCGGCAAGCTCTCCAAGCTCAACAGTCTTTCGTCCGGCCAGATCTACGAAAACGTTATCCAAAATGAGCGTCGGGGCCTCTACCTCGGCAAAACCGTGCAGGTGATCCCGCACGTGACGAACGAGATCAAGGACCGCATTTACCAAGGGGCGAAGGACGTCGACGTGCTGATTACGGAAATCGGCGGCACGACGGGCGACATCGAGGGACTGCCGTTTCTCGAAGCGATGCGTCAGTTTGCCCTCGAGGTCGGTCCGCGCGATTGCCTCTTCATGCACGTGACCCTCGTGCCTTACCTCGGCGCGGCGGGCGAGTTGAAGACCAAGCCCACGCAGCAATCCGTGGCGAAGTTGCGCGAGATCGGTATCCAGCCGCACATCGTGGTGTGCCGGTGCGAGCACGACATGGACAATGAGATGCGGGACAAGATTTCAATGTTCTGCAACGTGCCCGTCAAAGCGGTCATCGAGTGTCAGGATGTGGCGTCGATTTACGAACTGCCCATCGCGCTGGAAAAGGAAGGTCTCGATGAACTCGTGGTCGACCTTTTCGGCATGAAGCGCCCGATGCCGGACAATAATCTGTGGACCGACATCGTTAACCGCATCAACAACCCGCGGCACGAAGTCACGATCGGCGTCGTCGGCAAATACATCGAGCTGCAGGACGCCTACAAATCGGTCTACGAATCGGTCACGCACGCCGGCATTGCCAACTATTGCCGGGTCAACGTCCGTCGGATTGACGCCGAGGATTTGGAAGCCCGCAACGGTTTGAGCCTGCTCAAGGGCCTCGACGGCATTCTCGTGCCGGGTGGATTTGGTGACCGCGGCACGGAAGGTAAAATCGCCGCCGCGCGGTATGCCCGCGAAAACAACGTGCCGTATTACGGTCTCTGCCTCGGTCTGCAGATCGCGGTGATCGAGTTCTGCCGCAACGTGCTCAAACTCAAGGGCGCCAATTCACTCGAATTTGATCAGGAGGCGATCGAACCCGTCATCACCATGATGGAGGATCAGAAGAAGATCGTGGACAAAGGCGCGACCATGCGGCTCGGCAGCTACGAATGTCAGCTCCAACCCGGCACCAAGGCGCGCAAGGCCTACGGCGAGGAATACGTGCGGGAGCGCCATCGCCACCGCTTCGAAGTCAACAACGCCTACGTCGGCGCCATGCAACGCGCCGGTATGGTGGTGAGCGGGCTCAACCCGCGTCGCAACCTCGTGGAAATCGTCGAGATCAAGGCCCATCCTTGGTTTGTCGCGGTGCAGTTCCACCCGGAATTTCAGTCCAAGCCCAACGAGGCGCATCCGCTCTTCGCCGCCTTTGTGAAAGCTGCGATGAAGCATCATAACGCCGCGAAAGCACCGGTGGCGAAAAAAGCCCCGAAGGCGAAGAAGAAAAAGACGGCGAAGAAAACCACCAAGAAGGCGACCAAACCCGTGGTTAAGAAAGCGGCTGAACCGAAGACCGATTCCTGA
- a CDS encoding ATP-binding response regulator: protein MTHTILVVEDNRNSIYLMEQMLTEAGHRVQKAGNGQEALDLIKVKGLPDLIVSDALMPTMDGFELCHSIRRDPQRCHVPFVLYTATFTDASDEHFAKEIGADLYLIKPFEPEKLVPRFEQVITEVRAAPPRPPTPPQKQHNFLEGHSRRMSVKLEAKVDELSASNAALASSEAEIRELNNKLVDSIRRLEVEVEERRRVATELQLGLKVAAMGSFGFDFDRGTSWWTAEALALLGFSTHQKHLAWSSLATRIPEEKRASAAAVFSPEPDDPQSREVEFTLVQPDGSHRFLYAHSELVEVDESGESRRIGVIRDISIRRRGELDRLKLERRLRQSQKMEAIGNLAGGIAHDFNNILAVIAATSELLEIDAATSELPQRWRDGIGDIREASRRARDLVNQILMFSRNERAEITALDLRQIIEEAANQVTSTMPAHVVIRPHFKTKRSALANSNQVHRILLNLCTNAKHAIGHHPGEITINLHHVELNKSGAARRPPLTPGHYLKLEVIDTGCGMDEETVQRVFEPFYSTRPAGEGTGLGLAVVHGIMANHNGAIFVDSNVGEGTTFTLFFPAADETPKPSSRTFAGQELPVGKGEHILVVDDEPAVAKVATTLISRLGYHVETMTDSIAARDRLRSEPLEFDLVVTDYFMPNLTGADLARAVWEKHPHLPMIMIVGFGGQMDANRAKAEGFKAFVSKPFTMQTMAEAIAHGLAATPR from the coding sequence ATGACCCACACCATCCTCGTCGTCGAAGACAACCGCAACAGCATCTACCTGATGGAGCAGATGCTGACGGAAGCGGGTCACCGGGTGCAAAAAGCCGGCAACGGCCAGGAAGCACTCGACCTCATCAAGGTCAAAGGGCTGCCCGATCTCATCGTCTCCGATGCTCTCATGCCGACGATGGACGGCTTCGAACTCTGTCACTCCATCCGCCGTGATCCCCAGCGTTGTCATGTTCCCTTCGTGCTCTACACGGCCACTTTCACCGATGCCAGTGACGAGCACTTTGCGAAGGAAATCGGTGCCGATCTCTACCTCATCAAACCATTCGAACCCGAGAAGCTCGTGCCGCGTTTCGAGCAAGTGATCACGGAGGTTCGGGCCGCTCCGCCCCGCCCGCCCACGCCCCCGCAAAAACAACACAACTTTCTCGAAGGCCACAGCCGCCGTATGTCGGTCAAATTGGAGGCCAAGGTCGACGAACTCTCCGCCTCCAATGCCGCTCTGGCTTCCAGCGAAGCCGAAATCCGGGAACTCAACAACAAGCTCGTCGACAGCATCCGCCGCTTGGAAGTCGAAGTGGAGGAGCGCCGCCGCGTCGCCACGGAACTTCAGCTCGGCCTCAAAGTGGCCGCCATGGGCAGCTTTGGTTTCGACTTCGACCGCGGCACCAGTTGGTGGACCGCGGAAGCGCTGGCGCTGCTCGGGTTTTCCACTCATCAAAAGCACCTCGCCTGGTCATCGCTCGCCACCCGTATTCCGGAGGAAAAACGCGCCAGTGCCGCCGCCGTTTTTTCCCCCGAGCCCGACGACCCTCAATCCCGCGAGGTCGAGTTCACCTTGGTCCAACCCGACGGCTCCCATCGCTTTCTCTACGCCCACAGCGAGTTGGTCGAGGTGGACGAGTCGGGCGAAAGTCGCCGCATCGGCGTCATCCGCGACATCTCGATTCGACGGCGGGGCGAACTCGACCGCCTCAAACTGGAGCGCCGTCTGCGCCAGTCTCAGAAGATGGAAGCCATCGGCAATCTCGCCGGCGGCATCGCCCATGATTTCAACAACATCCTCGCGGTCATCGCCGCCACCAGCGAATTGCTCGAAATCGACGCCGCCACATCCGAGTTACCCCAACGTTGGCGCGACGGCATCGGCGACATTCGAGAGGCCTCCCGACGCGCGCGGGATCTGGTCAACCAGATCTTGATGTTCAGCCGCAATGAGCGGGCCGAAATCACCGCACTCGATTTGCGGCAGATCATCGAAGAAGCCGCCAATCAGGTCACTTCCACGATGCCCGCCCACGTTGTGATCCGACCGCACTTCAAGACGAAGCGCAGCGCTCTGGCCAACTCCAATCAGGTGCACCGCATCCTGCTCAACCTCTGCACCAATGCCAAACACGCCATCGGCCACCACCCCGGCGAGATCACGATCAACCTCCACCATGTGGAGCTCAATAAATCCGGCGCCGCCCGGCGACCGCCTCTCACGCCCGGTCACTACTTGAAATTGGAAGTCATCGACACCGGTTGCGGGATGGATGAGGAAACCGTGCAGCGCGTCTTCGAACCCTTCTACTCCACCCGCCCCGCCGGCGAGGGCACCGGTCTCGGACTCGCCGTGGTCCACGGCATCATGGCCAACCACAATGGCGCGATTTTCGTGGACAGCAATGTGGGTGAAGGCACCACGTTCACCCTCTTTTTCCCGGCCGCCGATGAGACCCCCAAACCTTCCTCCCGGACGTTCGCCGGTCAGGAACTTCCGGTCGGAAAAGGTGAACACATCCTCGTCGTCGACGACGAGCCCGCGGTGGCCAAGGTCGCCACCACGCTGATTTCCCGACTCGGCTACCACGTGGAAACCATGACCGACTCCATCGCCGCCCGGGACCGCCTCCGCTCCGAGCCGCTCGAGTTCGATCTCGTGGTTACGGATTATTTCATGCCCAACCTCACCGGGGCCGATCTGGCCCGCGCCGTCTGGGAAAAACATCCGCACCTGCCCATGATCATGATCGTCGGTTTCGGCGGGCAGATGGACGCCAACCGCGCCAAAGCCGAGGGGTTCAAAGCCTTTGTCAGCAAACCTTTCACGATGCAGACGATGGCCGAAGCCATCGCCCACGGTCTCGCCGCCACCCCTCGCTGA
- the kdsA gene encoding 3-deoxy-8-phosphooctulonate synthase — MIFDADKLLLLAGPCSLENESVCRTVATELAALRDAHADLTIVFKGSFDKANRTSIAGDRGTGMAAGLELLAMVKREFGFPVVTDIHNAEQCAPVAAVADVLQIPAFLCRQTDLLLAAAATGRTVNVKKGQFLSPTDMVHVVGKLKDGGAAEIWQTERGTTFGYQNLVVDMRGFPIMAANGYPTILDATHSVQLPGAGGGKSSGQREFVEPLAKAALAAGANGLFLETHPDPAHAISDGPNMVPLNELAGVIRRCLAIWRTVRAA, encoded by the coding sequence ATGATTTTCGACGCCGATAAACTGCTGCTTCTGGCGGGCCCCTGTTCGCTCGAAAACGAGTCCGTTTGCCGCACCGTGGCGACCGAGCTCGCGGCGCTGCGCGACGCCCACGCGGACCTGACGATCGTATTCAAGGGCTCGTTCGACAAAGCCAACCGCACGTCGATCGCCGGCGATCGCGGCACGGGCATGGCGGCCGGACTCGAGTTGCTCGCCATGGTGAAACGCGAGTTTGGATTCCCCGTTGTCACCGACATTCACAACGCCGAACAGTGTGCGCCCGTCGCCGCCGTGGCGGACGTGTTGCAAATCCCCGCGTTTCTGTGTCGGCAAACCGACCTGCTCCTGGCGGCGGCAGCGACCGGCCGCACGGTCAACGTGAAGAAGGGCCAGTTTCTCTCGCCGACCGACATGGTGCACGTCGTCGGTAAACTGAAGGACGGTGGGGCGGCCGAGATCTGGCAGACCGAGCGGGGCACGACCTTTGGTTACCAAAACCTCGTCGTCGACATGCGCGGATTTCCCATCATGGCGGCCAACGGTTATCCCACGATTCTCGACGCGACGCACAGCGTGCAACTTCCCGGAGCGGGCGGCGGGAAGAGCAGTGGTCAGCGCGAATTCGTCGAGCCGCTGGCCAAGGCCGCGCTGGCGGCGGGTGCAAACGGTTTGTTTCTGGAAACGCACCCGGATCCGGCCCACGCCATCAGCGACGGTCCGAACATGGTGCCGTTGAATGAGTTGGCGGGCGTGATTCGCCGTTGTTTGGCGATTTGGCGCACGGTGCGGGCGGCGTAG
- a CDS encoding DNA polymerase Y family protein: MFAVLHLPDFALQALLRTSPDLAARPVALLDGERKRALVTALTPAARAAGVESGLTAPAALARCADLLLRQRQPTAEAEARAALLGTAASLSPLVEDTALGVATADVTALPAGQRQPRLHAALARLGGLGFTATAGLAPTPLLAFYAASLDQTEPVRVVTNPTAFLAPLPLAVAEPTAEQNDILQLWGVRTLGALTQLSKADVAQRLGPTGLALWERAAGQATRPIQPLPPPQTFAAELELEDPIETLEPLLFLLRRFVDRLAHDLQAVALVAAELDLTLTLDNEQTHQRTIRLPEPTADPDLLLRTLQSHLDTVQTDSAVVAARLFLHPTRALHRQHGLFDSSLRDPNGFAETLARTAALLGSDRVGTPQPQDTHRPDVTTLVAPAALVEPTTAAPALPAHGLPLRRFRPPLPARVELQSRHRVPAYLWTENITGPITAHHGPWRASGDWWQADHAWARQEWDIALGEPHPGLYRLTETPTGWYLDGEYD, encoded by the coding sequence TTGTTTGCCGTCCTCCACCTTCCCGACTTCGCGCTGCAAGCCCTGCTGCGCACCTCCCCCGACCTCGCCGCCCGCCCCGTCGCGTTGCTCGACGGTGAACGCAAACGCGCCCTCGTCACCGCCCTCACACCCGCCGCCCGCGCCGCTGGCGTCGAATCCGGGCTGACCGCTCCGGCCGCGCTCGCCCGCTGCGCCGATCTCCTCCTGCGCCAACGCCAACCCACCGCCGAAGCCGAGGCCCGCGCCGCCTTGCTCGGCACCGCCGCCAGCCTGTCACCCCTCGTCGAAGACACCGCGCTCGGCGTCGCCACCGCCGACGTCACCGCCCTGCCCGCCGGCCAACGCCAACCGCGTCTGCACGCCGCGCTCGCCCGCCTTGGTGGCCTCGGTTTCACCGCCACCGCCGGACTCGCCCCCACGCCCCTGCTGGCGTTTTACGCCGCGTCCCTCGACCAGACCGAGCCCGTGCGCGTGGTCACCAACCCCACCGCCTTTTTGGCCCCGCTCCCCCTCGCCGTCGCCGAGCCCACCGCCGAACAAAACGACATCCTGCAACTCTGGGGTGTGCGCACCCTCGGCGCCCTCACCCAACTCTCCAAGGCCGACGTCGCCCAACGCCTCGGCCCCACCGGACTCGCCCTCTGGGAACGCGCCGCCGGCCAGGCCACCCGCCCCATCCAGCCGCTCCCGCCGCCGCAAACCTTTGCCGCCGAGCTCGAGTTGGAAGACCCCATCGAAACCCTCGAACCCCTGCTCTTCCTGCTGCGCCGTTTCGTCGATCGCCTCGCCCACGATCTGCAGGCCGTGGCGCTCGTCGCCGCCGAACTCGATCTCACGCTCACCCTCGACAACGAGCAGACCCACCAACGCACCATCCGGCTGCCCGAGCCCACCGCCGATCCCGACCTGCTCCTGCGCACCCTGCAGTCCCACCTCGACACCGTGCAGACCGACTCCGCCGTCGTCGCCGCCCGTCTGTTTCTCCATCCCACCCGCGCCCTTCATCGCCAGCACGGCCTCTTCGATTCCAGCCTGCGCGACCCCAACGGTTTCGCCGAGACTCTCGCCCGCACCGCCGCCCTGCTCGGCAGCGACCGCGTCGGCACGCCGCAGCCCCAGGACACCCACCGCCCCGATGTCACCACCCTCGTCGCTCCCGCCGCCCTCGTGGAACCCACCACCGCCGCGCCCGCCCTGCCCGCCCACGGCCTGCCGCTGCGCCGCTTCCGTCCGCCACTCCCCGCTCGCGTGGAACTCCAGAGCCGCCACCGCGTCCCCGCCTACCTTTGGACAGAAAATATCACCGGCCCCATCACCGCCCATCACGGTCCGTGGCGGGCCAGCGGCGATTGGTGGCAGGCCGACCACGCCTGGGCGCGTCAGGAATGGGACATCGCCCTCGGCGAACCCCACCCCGGCCTCTACCGCCTAACCGAAACCCCCACCGGCTGGTATCTGGACGGCGAATACGATTAA
- a CDS encoding DUF6941 family protein, which yields MHSKPQVLVWLTCDGVHIDPATGKHTILGIFSNIRAREFPFTHPYMVWFLTLSDVPTGNHKIKVSMGVDPTNMQPLIERPFESKGPLQRINLINEVRNLSFPGPGNFDIMIEIDDYPLLATNINVSK from the coding sequence GTGCATTCAAAACCACAAGTTCTCGTCTGGCTTACCTGCGACGGCGTCCACATCGACCCCGCCACCGGCAAGCATACCATTCTCGGTATTTTCTCCAATATCCGCGCCCGCGAGTTTCCCTTCACCCACCCCTACATGGTGTGGTTCCTGACCCTCAGCGACGTTCCCACCGGCAATCATAAAATCAAGGTGTCCATGGGCGTCGATCCCACCAACATGCAGCCGCTCATCGAGCGCCCCTTTGAATCCAAGGGCCCCCTGCAGCGCATCAACCTCATCAACGAGGTGCGCAACCTCAGTTTCCCCGGCCCGGGCAATTTCGACATCATGATCGAAATCGACGATTACCCCCTGCTCGCCACCAACATCAACGTGTCGAAATAA
- a CDS encoding beta-ketoacyl-ACP synthase 3 codes for MADTKPEPFLIDVPIPSMGATVNELTIIDVMVNTGDTFAKGDKIAELESDKSVFEFEAPCDGTLQALEVRAGDIVPSGSPFMRIATVDDSLLHLAVKGDAAVVAPQTPSAAPKAASPAATPVPSAAPVPTGPQWTPRAAKLAKEAGLDPVAITDIKATGPGGRVSGDDVAAYLASRATAPVAASAPAALPETDGSAATVCIAGVGYAVPTNVRSTKDVLKEFPGRTEEEMVKLTGIRERRFAGEGETATDLAVIAVGHALEQSGVDIASIDGVIMATIIPDQPVPAMASALAQKLGVPGALAFDLNAACSGWLYALEIGRSLILGGTARNLIVVTAELLSRITNPRDHETAFLFGDGAGAAILTNAADGHRLHRMALSGDANKFSAIQRRGGGANKPWPKPEAIDVDDFYLQVDGPVVFKGAVIAFANEIEDTLRRHNLKPEDIGWIVPHQANERILRAVSKRVGIPFDRFVVTIDKYGNTSGASVSMALGWAAEEEIFQSGDKIIFCSVGAGFTFAGGLLVW; via the coding sequence ATGGCTGATACCAAACCGGAACCGTTTCTGATCGACGTGCCGATCCCTTCGATGGGCGCGACCGTAAACGAACTCACCATCATCGATGTGATGGTAAATACGGGCGATACTTTCGCCAAGGGTGACAAGATCGCCGAACTGGAGAGCGACAAGTCCGTATTCGAGTTCGAAGCGCCTTGCGACGGCACCCTGCAGGCACTGGAAGTGCGGGCGGGAGACATCGTGCCCTCGGGATCACCCTTCATGCGGATCGCGACCGTCGACGACTCCTTGTTGCATCTGGCGGTCAAAGGCGACGCGGCGGTGGTCGCTCCGCAGACTCCGTCCGCCGCGCCCAAGGCTGCCTCCCCGGCCGCGACGCCAGTTCCCTCCGCCGCTCCGGTTCCGACGGGACCACAATGGACACCGCGCGCCGCCAAGCTGGCCAAGGAAGCCGGCCTGGATCCCGTCGCGATTACCGATATCAAGGCGACTGGTCCGGGAGGCCGGGTTTCGGGTGATGATGTGGCGGCCTACCTGGCGAGCCGGGCGACCGCCCCCGTGGCCGCGAGCGCGCCGGCAGCGTTGCCCGAGACTGATGGCTCGGCGGCGACGGTCTGCATCGCCGGCGTCGGTTACGCGGTGCCGACGAACGTGCGTTCGACCAAGGATGTGCTCAAAGAATTTCCCGGTCGCACGGAAGAGGAGATGGTCAAGCTCACCGGCATCCGCGAGCGCCGTTTTGCCGGCGAAGGCGAGACCGCGACGGACCTGGCCGTGATTGCCGTCGGGCATGCCCTGGAGCAGTCGGGCGTGGACATCGCGTCCATCGATGGCGTGATCATGGCGACGATCATTCCGGACCAACCGGTGCCGGCCATGGCCAGTGCGTTGGCGCAAAAACTCGGCGTGCCCGGAGCGTTGGCGTTTGATCTCAATGCGGCTTGTTCCGGCTGGCTCTACGCGCTCGAAATCGGACGGTCCCTCATACTCGGAGGCACGGCGCGTAACCTGATTGTGGTGACAGCGGAATTGTTGTCGCGCATCACGAATCCGCGTGATCATGAGACCGCGTTTCTCTTCGGCGATGGCGCCGGGGCGGCGATTCTCACGAATGCGGCGGACGGTCATCGGTTGCATCGAATGGCGCTTTCCGGTGACGCCAATAAATTTTCCGCGATTCAACGCCGCGGCGGCGGAGCCAACAAACCCTGGCCCAAGCCGGAGGCCATCGACGTCGATGACTTCTACCTGCAGGTCGACGGACCGGTGGTGTTCAAGGGAGCCGTGATCGCTTTCGCCAACGAGATCGAAGACACGCTGCGGCGGCACAACTTGAAGCCGGAGGACATCGGTTGGATCGTGCCGCACCAAGCCAATGAACGCATCCTGCGCGCGGTGTCCAAGCGCGTGGGTATTCCGTTTGATCGCTTCGTCGTCACGATCGACAAATACGGCAACACTTCAGGCGCGAGCGTTTCGATGGCGCTGGGCTGGGCGGCCGAGGAAGAAATTTTCCAAAGCGGCGACAAGATCATCTTCTGCAGCGTGGGCGCAGGGTTCACCTTTGCCGGCGGGCTGCTGGTGTGGTGA
- a CDS encoding adenosine kinase → MSASASSPASFDLIGVGSPIMDLLAPVPLEFLAQHVAGDKGGMVLVNDAEMSAILAHLPAAPETSSGGSAANATVNAARLGLRATYLGKLGNCAVAAAYRARFAELGIDTSRFKTGDVPNARSLILTTPDADRTMRTDLGAAMTLSPDEITAADFASCRHLHMEGYLVFNEALADAVLAAARAAGCTVSVDLASFEVINATRPWIFKQLATGIDIVFANEDEIRALFEDKTSGFDELARRLASHGVTAAVKVGKDGAWIAQGDELHRIEPVAVANVIDTNGAGDSWAAGFLSAHLRGKSLAESGRIASHVGAATVQHLGPIIPDDQFKALTERLATLA, encoded by the coding sequence ATGTCCGCATCCGCTTCATCTCCCGCTTCCTTTGACCTCATCGGCGTCGGCTCGCCCATCATGGACTTGCTCGCCCCGGTGCCCCTCGAGTTCCTCGCCCAACACGTCGCCGGCGACAAGGGCGGCATGGTGCTCGTCAACGACGCCGAGATGAGCGCGATTCTCGCCCATCTCCCCGCCGCCCCCGAAACGTCCAGCGGCGGCTCCGCCGCCAACGCGACCGTCAACGCCGCCCGCCTCGGCCTGCGCGCGACCTACCTCGGCAAGCTCGGCAACTGCGCGGTCGCCGCCGCCTACCGCGCCCGCTTCGCCGAACTCGGCATCGATACGTCCCGCTTTAAAACCGGCGACGTCCCCAACGCCCGTTCGCTCATCCTCACCACGCCCGACGCCGACCGCACCATGCGCACCGACCTCGGCGCCGCCATGACCCTCTCGCCCGACGAGATCACCGCCGCCGATTTCGCCAGTTGCCGTCACTTGCACATGGAGGGCTACCTCGTGTTCAACGAGGCCCTCGCCGACGCCGTCCTGGCCGCCGCCCGCGCCGCCGGCTGCACCGTCTCCGTCGATCTCGCTTCCTTTGAGGTGATCAACGCCACGCGCCCCTGGATCTTCAAACAACTCGCCACCGGCATCGACATCGTCTTCGCCAACGAGGACGAGATCCGCGCCCTCTTCGAGGACAAGACGTCCGGCTTCGACGAACTCGCCCGCCGCCTCGCCTCCCACGGCGTGACCGCCGCCGTCAAGGTCGGCAAGGACGGCGCCTGGATCGCCCAGGGCGACGAGCTCCACCGCATCGAACCCGTCGCGGTCGCCAACGTCATCGACACCAACGGGGCCGGTGATAGCTGGGCCGCCGGATTCCTCTCCGCCCACCTGCGCGGCAAATCCCTCGCCGAGTCCGGCCGCATCGCCAGCCACGTCGGCGCCGCCACCGTGCAACACCTCGGTCCCATCATCCCCGACGACCAGTTCAAGGCCCTCACCGAGCGCCTCGCCACCCTCGCCTAG